The following coding sequences are from one Planctomicrobium piriforme window:
- the ppdK gene encoding pyruvate, phosphate dikinase, translated as MSKYVYGFGAGKADGDGSMKPLLGGKGANLAEMNKIGLPVPAGFTITTEVCTYYYDHERTYPPELKAEVAAAIKKVEETMGAKFGDDKNPLLLSCRSGSRESMPGMMDTVLNIGLNDTTVAALIKQSGNEHFAWDSYRRLIQMYGDVVLGLKPESKNDPDHFEEILDHVREKAGAEHEKDLSVAALKDIVVQFKEVIKKHAKQEFPSDPMEQLWGCVGAVFGSWMNDRALVYRRQYGIPHNWGTAVNVQAMVFGNLGDDCATGVGLTRNCSVGTPGFCGDYLINAQGEDVVAGTRTPLRVEETFGKDMPESFKQLTEIGKKLESHFKEVQDIEFTVQKGKVWMLQTRNAKRTGFAAVRIAVDLVNEGLIDEKTALQKRRIPADDLNQLLQPIFDPAGKKKAQAENRVLAKGINAGPGAATGQIVFHASDAEELWNKNNDVQLVLVRKETSPEDLRGMKVAKGILTAFGGASSHAALVSRQMGKTCVCGCSALNIDYEKGTITVGGTTLKEGDWISVDGFTGEVFAGKIETKPSEVMEVLLGKKKAEDAEMYARYAQLMTWADKYRKLKVRANAEAGDAIAAVALGAEGVGLCRTEHMFFDHLDEIREMIFATKLADREKALAKLLPFQRDDFTHLFKTMGDKPVTIRLLDPPLHEFLSEHHLHDDETLAPKLAKIFGVSVEQVHRRVDELKESNPMLGHRGCRLGIVYPEITAMQARAIIEAAANLKKEGINVHPEIMVPLAGYKAEFENQAKIIRDTAAAVCKEKGVEVEYTVGTMIEIPRAAITAGEIAESAQFFSFGTNDLTQTTLGISRDDYKSFIGDYMEKDIIPSDPFQTIDQPGVGKLMKIGVEGGRGTRKDLKIGICGEHGGDPKSVFFCHEIGLDYVSCSPRRIPIARLAAAQAALDK; from the coding sequence ATGTCAAAGTACGTCTACGGTTTCGGTGCTGGTAAAGCGGATGGTGACGGAAGCATGAAACCGCTGCTGGGGGGCAAAGGCGCCAACCTGGCGGAGATGAACAAGATCGGTCTGCCTGTGCCGGCTGGCTTCACTATCACCACCGAAGTCTGCACGTACTATTACGATCACGAACGGACCTATCCGCCCGAGCTGAAGGCTGAAGTCGCTGCCGCCATCAAGAAGGTCGAAGAGACCATGGGGGCCAAGTTCGGCGACGACAAGAACCCGTTGCTCCTCTCATGCCGTTCCGGTTCTCGCGAATCGATGCCCGGTATGATGGATACCGTTTTGAATATCGGCTTGAACGACACGACGGTTGCGGCGCTGATCAAGCAGTCGGGGAATGAGCACTTTGCTTGGGACAGTTATCGTCGTCTGATTCAGATGTACGGAGACGTTGTGCTGGGGCTGAAGCCGGAGTCCAAGAACGATCCGGATCACTTCGAAGAGATTCTCGATCACGTTCGCGAAAAGGCGGGCGCCGAACATGAGAAAGACCTGTCGGTTGCCGCGCTGAAAGACATCGTTGTGCAGTTCAAGGAGGTCATCAAGAAACACGCCAAGCAGGAATTCCCGAGCGATCCGATGGAACAGCTTTGGGGCTGCGTCGGCGCTGTGTTCGGAAGCTGGATGAACGACCGTGCTCTCGTTTATCGCCGCCAGTACGGCATTCCTCACAATTGGGGAACGGCCGTCAACGTGCAGGCGATGGTGTTCGGCAACCTGGGCGACGACTGTGCCACCGGCGTGGGTCTGACCCGAAACTGCTCGGTCGGAACCCCGGGCTTCTGCGGCGATTACCTGATCAACGCTCAGGGTGAAGACGTGGTGGCTGGAACGCGGACGCCGCTGCGGGTTGAAGAAACGTTCGGCAAGGACATGCCGGAATCGTTCAAGCAGCTGACCGAGATCGGCAAGAAGCTCGAAAGCCACTTCAAAGAAGTGCAGGACATCGAGTTCACCGTGCAGAAGGGCAAAGTCTGGATGCTCCAGACTCGTAACGCCAAGCGCACCGGTTTCGCCGCTGTGCGAATCGCCGTCGACCTGGTGAACGAAGGTCTCATCGACGAAAAGACCGCTCTGCAGAAGCGGCGTATTCCGGCCGACGACCTGAACCAGCTGCTCCAGCCGATCTTCGATCCGGCTGGCAAGAAAAAAGCTCAGGCCGAGAATCGCGTGCTGGCCAAGGGAATCAACGCTGGTCCTGGTGCTGCCACCGGACAGATCGTGTTCCATGCTTCCGATGCGGAAGAACTGTGGAATAAGAACAACGACGTGCAGCTCGTTCTGGTTCGCAAGGAAACCAGCCCGGAAGACCTTCGCGGGATGAAGGTCGCCAAGGGGATTCTGACGGCGTTCGGCGGGGCTTCCTCGCACGCCGCTCTCGTGTCACGCCAGATGGGCAAGACCTGCGTTTGCGGTTGCAGTGCCCTGAACATTGATTACGAAAAGGGAACGATCACCGTCGGCGGCACGACGCTCAAGGAAGGTGACTGGATCTCCGTTGACGGCTTCACCGGTGAAGTGTTTGCCGGCAAGATCGAGACCAAGCCTTCCGAAGTCATGGAAGTGTTGCTCGGCAAGAAAAAAGCCGAGGACGCCGAGATGTACGCCCGGTATGCCCAACTGATGACCTGGGCCGACAAGTACCGCAAGCTGAAGGTGCGTGCCAACGCCGAAGCCGGCGATGCCATCGCTGCCGTGGCTCTGGGTGCTGAAGGGGTCGGTCTGTGCCGGACCGAGCACATGTTCTTCGATCACCTCGACGAAATCCGCGAGATGATCTTTGCAACCAAGCTGGCTGACCGTGAAAAGGCGCTGGCGAAGCTGCTGCCGTTCCAGCGTGATGACTTCACCCACCTGTTCAAGACGATGGGGGACAAGCCGGTCACGATCCGCCTGCTCGATCCTCCTTTGCACGAGTTCCTCTCGGAGCACCACCTGCACGACGACGAAACGCTGGCTCCCAAGCTGGCGAAGATCTTCGGCGTGTCGGTCGAACAGGTGCATCGCCGCGTTGACGAACTGAAGGAATCGAACCCGATGCTCGGCCACCGCGGTTGCCGCCTGGGGATCGTTTACCCGGAAATCACGGCGATGCAGGCCCGGGCGATCATCGAAGCTGCTGCCAACCTGAAGAAGGAAGGCATCAACGTCCATCCGGAAATCATGGTTCCGCTGGCTGGGTACAAGGCCGAGTTTGAAAATCAGGCCAAGATCATCCGCGACACTGCCGCCGCTGTCTGTAAAGAAAAGGGCGTCGAAGTCGAGTACACCGTCGGCACAATGATCGAAATCCCGCGTGCGGCCATCACCGCCGGCGAGATCGCCGAGTCAGCTCAGTTCTTCAGCTTCGGAACGAACGACCTGACGCAGACGACGCTGGGGATCAGCCGCGACGACTACAAGTCGTTCATCGGCGACTACATGGAAAAGGACATCATCCCGTCCGACCCGTTCCAGACGATCGACCAGCCAGGCGTCGGCAAGCTGATGAAGATCGGCGTCGAAGGTGGGCGCGGCACCCGTAAGGATCTCAAGATCGGGATCTGCGGTGAACACGGCGGCGACCCGAAGAGCGTGTTCTTCTGCCACGAAATCGGTTTGGATTACGTGAGCTGCTCCCCCCGCCGCATCCCGATTGCCCGTCTGGCTGCTGCTCAGGCAGCGCTGGATAAGTAG
- a CDS encoding L28 family ribosomal protein, with the protein MSTLKKNKRLKLAKKFKAYGENKPKLGNSLSQRGKAKYLGGNGRKTTGITRRKFRLNLQEIRVMEDGKVVRRRVPVSLIRSGMVERPVVRKPFTIGE; encoded by the coding sequence ATGAGCACGTTGAAGAAAAACAAGCGTCTGAAGCTGGCCAAGAAGTTCAAGGCCTACGGTGAAAACAAGCCGAAGCTGGGGAACAGCCTTTCGCAGCGCGGTAAGGCGAAGTACCTGGGCGGTAACGGTCGCAAGACGACCGGGATTACCCGTCGCAAGTTCCGCCTGAACCTGCAGGAAATTCGCGTCATGGAAGACGGCAAAGTCGTCCGTCGCCGCGTGCCGGTCAGCCTGATTCGTTCAGGGATGGTCGAGCGACCGGTCGTGCGCAAGCCGTTCACGATTGGCGAGTAG